A single window of Capsicum annuum cultivar UCD-10X-F1 unplaced genomic scaffold, UCD10Xv1.1 ctg79772, whole genome shotgun sequence DNA harbors:
- the LOC107852805 gene encoding 40S ribosomal protein S15a-1 gives MVRVSVLNDALKSMYNAEKRGKRQVMIRPSSKVIIKFLIVMQKHGYIGEFEYVDDHRSGKIVVELNGRLNKCGVISPRFDVGVKEI, from the exons ATGGTGCGAGTAAGTGTGTTGAATGACGCTCTTAAGAGCATGTACAATGCTGAGAAGAGGGGAAAGCGTCAGGTCATGATTAGGCCTTCTTCAAAAGTCATCATCAAGTTTCTCATTGTCATGCAGAAGCATG GGTACATTGGAGAATTTGAGTATGTTGATGATCACAGGTCAGGAAAAATTGTTGTTGAACTGAATGGTAGGTTGAACAAATGTGGTGTCATTAGTCCTCGCTTTGATGTTGGAGTTAAGGAGATT